ataaaacaatattacataaaatatttaatcaaaatatttataatataatactacataaattaaaatgaaaggttgatatctttaatttattttttagtttataaattcaatttatataaataaacttATTTTATTTGGTCAGCTTACAATTAAGACCAATAAGTTGATGTTatttacccaaaaaaaaaatctataaaagGGGCTGTTTACTGAACGGAAGGAATATAGGCCGAATCCCAAGGCTAGAATTCTCCATTGCAATTTACAATGGCATTCTCAACGAACCCCCTGGCTCTAAGCGTCCCGGACAATGCCTTCGAGTCATGGCTACGCGACTCCGGCTACCTCGAAATCCTTGACCAACGCTCCTTCTCCACCACAACCAACACCACTACCGCTTCCGCCACCTCTAGCACCCCCATCACCACCACAATTACTGGTGGCATTTTCGTTTCTTTGTTTTCCCATATCCTTGCGCTTCTCTCTCTCTTTACTATTAACCCTCTCTCTAAGCTCACCACCGATGATTTCTCGGGACAAACCCCCTCCTGGACCCGCGCCTTTTTCGGTGACTGTGGGTCTTACTCCTTCCCTTCGGGTTCGGACCAGACTAGGCTCCGGGTTCAAGAGAACCTCAAGCGTTATGCTAGAAACTACGCCTCCCTATTTATTCTCTTCTTTGCTTGTACTCTGTATGTTCTGTCTCTCTTCActgtaatattttttattttattttttttaattccccTTTTCATGATAGCGTTTCTGCGATATAATATTCCATTTGGCTGCCGAGAAAATCAATTAATGTAAAGAAAAAAGTTCAATTTGGATATTCTTCTTCAAAATTTGCCATGGCTCAGATGAAATTGGGCTTCAAAATTTTTTACCTTTTCTATTTTCTCTTAATGAGTACTTAATTGCTCAGAGGAAATTAATGAAAATTCAATATgggttttgttttcttgtttcaaGATGTGGGCACTCTTCTTAAATGAGGTTGTTTTGCGGCGCATGGGATTGAATTGTCTCCATATTGCATCTCTATATCGTTCTCTAATCTCTTAGGCTGGATTGGATTGATGCTATGCAAAACAATGAAGTACAGATTCAGTCAGCACTAGCTTAGGAAGACAAACTACAAACCAATATCTATGGACCTTTCTATTTAACATCTTTTAAGTGTTACTGATGGGATAGTTATGagttttttttccattttattcTTACTGGTCAATATTTTCTGTATTTTGTTACTGGGTTCATAGGTATCAAATGCCACTTGCTCTCATTGGATTGATATCAAGTTTGGCGCTTTGGGATATTTTCAAGTTCTGCAGTGATAGGTGGGAATGGGATCAATACTCTGTAATTCGGCAGGTTTTTGTTCGCACTGCTCAATGCGGTGAGGATCAACTGCACttttatttttacaatttttttgcACAAGGGGCGCATCAAAAACCCTATAAGATTTAAGGTACTTTGAAATTTGTGTATGTGAACTGTGTTTACAAGAA
The Hevea brasiliensis isolate MT/VB/25A 57/8 chromosome 15, ASM3005281v1, whole genome shotgun sequence genome window above contains:
- the LOC110655328 gene encoding PRA1 family protein H gives rise to the protein MAFSTNPLALSVPDNAFESWLRDSGYLEILDQRSFSTTTNTTTASATSSTPITTTITGGIFVSLFSHILALLSLFTINPLSKLTTDDFSGQTPSWTRAFFGDCGSYSFPSGSDQTRLRVQENLKRYARNYASLFILFFACTLYQMPLALIGLISSLALWDIFKFCSDRWEWDQYSVIRQVFVRTAQCATAVILICLNVQMALFCALGVSYAVMILHAAFRKLTPTKRT